From one Brevibacterium sp. 'Marine' genomic stretch:
- a CDS encoding beta-eliminating lyase-related protein, which translates to MGTAAPPVDTRPAAHPRNFGSDNWAGVHPEVITAIAEANVGHTPGYGGDPWTQRFHDIMAHHFGPEAQAFPVFNGTGANVLALQSALPRWAAVITAASAHINYDETGAPEKVGGLKIVGAATENGKLTPETITGAIIGRGHEHNAQPLAVSISQSTEWGTTYTPEEIAAIAATAHENDMILHVDGSRLGNAAAHLGVGLGDITTSVGVDILSLGGTKNGLLGAESVVILNPDIGHGMRFLRKMNLQLASKMRFLSAQLNALYEGDLWRNSATRSNTMAQHLAHRLAEAAERGRVPGLEIVQKVESNVVFVRMPAEVAARARQTFAFADWPLERDIVRLMCAFDTTTEDVDALVAAIVGD; encoded by the coding sequence ATCGGCACCGCCGCCCCGCCCGTCGACACCAGACCGGCCGCGCACCCGCGCAACTTCGGCTCCGACAACTGGGCCGGAGTCCACCCCGAAGTCATCACCGCCATCGCCGAGGCCAACGTCGGCCACACACCCGGCTACGGCGGCGACCCGTGGACGCAGCGTTTCCACGACATCATGGCCCACCACTTCGGGCCCGAGGCCCAAGCGTTCCCCGTCTTCAACGGCACCGGCGCCAATGTCCTCGCCCTGCAGTCGGCGCTGCCGCGCTGGGCCGCGGTGATCACGGCCGCCTCGGCGCATATCAACTACGACGAAACCGGAGCCCCGGAGAAGGTCGGCGGGCTCAAGATCGTCGGTGCCGCCACCGAGAACGGCAAACTCACCCCCGAGACCATCACGGGGGCGATCATCGGCCGTGGCCACGAACACAATGCGCAGCCGCTGGCCGTAAGCATCTCCCAGTCCACCGAATGGGGCACGACCTACACCCCGGAGGAGATCGCGGCGATCGCGGCCACCGCGCACGAGAACGACATGATCCTCCACGTCGACGGGTCCCGACTCGGCAATGCCGCCGCCCACCTCGGCGTCGGCCTCGGTGACATCACGACTTCGGTCGGAGTCGACATCCTCAGCCTCGGCGGAACGAAGAACGGCCTGCTCGGTGCCGAATCGGTCGTCATTCTGAACCCCGACATCGGCCACGGAATGCGCTTCCTGCGCAAGATGAACCTGCAGCTGGCCTCGAAGATGCGCTTCCTCTCCGCTCAGCTCAACGCGCTGTACGAGGGCGACCTGTGGCGCAACTCCGCCACCCGGTCGAACACGATGGCGCAGCACCTCGCCCACAGACTCGCCGAGGCGGCCGAGCGCGGCCGTGTCCCCGGGCTCGAGATCGTGCAGAAGGTCGAGTCGAACGTCGTGTTCGTCCGGATGCCCGCCGAGGTGGCCGCGCGGGCCCGGCAGACGTTCGCCTTCGCGGACTGGCCCTTGGAGAGGGACATCGTCCGCCTCATGTGCGCGTTCGATACGACGACCGAGGACGTCGACGCCCTCGTTGCCGCCATTGTCGGGGACTGA
- the sucD gene encoding succinate--CoA ligase subunit alpha, translating into MSIFLNSDSKIIVQGITGGEGSKHTARMLAAGSNVVGGVNARKAGTTVKHNDQAGNEVELPVFGSVAEAMEATGADVSVAFVPPAFSKDAAIEAIDAKIGLLVIITEGIPVQDSAEVWARAQAAGNATRIIGPNCPGIITPGESLAGIIPANITKKGKLGLVSKSGTLTYQMMYELRDLGFSTAIGIGGDPVIGTTHIDALEAFEADPETEAIVMIGEIGGDAEERAAAFIKENVTKPVVGYVAGFTAPEGKTMGHAGAIVSGSSGTAQAKKEALEAAGVKVGKTPTETAELMRGLLA; encoded by the coding sequence ATGTCTATCTTCCTGAATTCCGATTCGAAGATCATCGTCCAGGGCATCACCGGCGGAGAGGGCTCGAAGCACACCGCTCGTATGCTCGCCGCCGGGTCGAACGTCGTCGGCGGTGTCAACGCCCGCAAGGCCGGCACCACCGTCAAGCACAACGACCAGGCTGGCAACGAGGTCGAACTCCCCGTGTTCGGGTCCGTCGCCGAGGCGATGGAAGCCACCGGCGCTGACGTGTCCGTGGCCTTCGTGCCCCCGGCGTTCTCCAAGGACGCCGCGATCGAGGCCATCGACGCGAAGATCGGTCTGCTCGTCATCATCACCGAGGGCATCCCCGTGCAGGACTCGGCAGAGGTCTGGGCCCGTGCGCAGGCGGCCGGAAACGCCACCCGCATCATCGGACCAAACTGCCCGGGCATCATCACCCCCGGTGAGTCGCTGGCCGGCATCATCCCGGCCAACATCACGAAGAAGGGCAAGCTGGGCCTCGTCTCGAAGTCCGGCACCCTGACCTACCAGATGATGTACGAGCTGCGTGACCTCGGCTTCTCGACCGCCATCGGCATCGGCGGAGACCCGGTCATCGGCACCACGCACATCGATGCGCTCGAAGCCTTCGAGGCCGATCCTGAGACCGAAGCCATCGTCATGATCGGCGAAATCGGCGGAGACGCCGAAGAGCGCGCCGCCGCCTTCATCAAGGAGAACGTGACGAAGCCGGTCGTCGGCTACGTCGCAGGCTTCACCGCTCCCGAGGGCAAGACCATGGGCCACGCCGGCGCCATCGTCTCCGGCTCCTCGGGAACCGCTCAGGCCAAGAAGGAAGCCCTCGAAGCCGCAGGCGTCAAGGTCGGCAAGACCCCGACCGAGACCGCCGAGCTCATGCGCGGACTCCTCGCCTGA
- the sucC gene encoding ADP-forming succinate--CoA ligase subunit beta has translation MDLFEYQARDLFEKHGVPVLKAQVATTPEAAKKAAEDLGGGVVVVKSQVKIGGRGKAGGVKVAKNPDEAEARAKDILGLDIKGHITEKVMIAEGADIAEEYYFSVLLDRSNRTYLAMCSKEGGMEIEQLAVERPEALAKIPVSAIDGINDAKAAEIAEAAGFDADTAAKIAPVLTSLWTVFEKEDATLVEVNPLVKTGAGDIIALDGKVSLDDNADFRHKEHEELRDISAENPLELKAKKLDLNYVKLDGEVGIIGNGAGLVMSTLDVVAYAGENHSGVKPANFLDIGGGASAEVMANGLDVILGDDQVKSVFVNVFGGITACDAVADGIVKALEILGDQATKPLVVRLDGNNVEEGRAILQKAAHPLVTLTDTMDGGADKAAELAAAK, from the coding sequence GTGGATCTTTTCGAGTATCAAGCACGTGACCTGTTCGAGAAGCACGGAGTGCCCGTGCTCAAGGCCCAGGTCGCGACGACGCCAGAAGCAGCGAAGAAGGCAGCCGAGGATCTTGGCGGCGGAGTCGTCGTCGTCAAGTCACAGGTCAAGATCGGCGGCCGTGGAAAAGCCGGCGGCGTCAAGGTCGCCAAGAACCCCGATGAGGCCGAGGCCCGCGCCAAGGACATCCTGGGACTCGACATCAAGGGCCACATCACCGAAAAGGTGATGATCGCCGAAGGTGCCGACATCGCTGAGGAGTACTACTTCTCCGTCCTCCTCGACCGGTCCAACCGCACCTACCTGGCCATGTGCTCGAAGGAAGGCGGCATGGAGATCGAGCAGCTGGCCGTGGAACGTCCGGAAGCGCTCGCCAAGATCCCCGTCTCCGCCATCGACGGCATCAACGATGCCAAGGCAGCAGAGATCGCCGAGGCGGCCGGCTTCGACGCCGACACCGCCGCGAAGATCGCCCCCGTGCTGACCAGCCTGTGGACCGTCTTCGAAAAGGAAGACGCCACCCTCGTCGAGGTCAACCCGCTGGTCAAGACCGGTGCCGGTGACATCATCGCCCTCGACGGCAAGGTCTCGCTCGATGACAACGCCGACTTCCGCCACAAGGAGCACGAGGAGCTGCGCGACATCAGCGCAGAGAACCCGCTGGAACTCAAGGCCAAGAAGCTCGACCTCAACTACGTCAAGCTCGACGGTGAGGTCGGAATCATCGGCAACGGCGCAGGACTGGTCATGTCGACCCTCGACGTCGTCGCCTACGCAGGTGAGAACCACAGCGGCGTCAAGCCCGCGAACTTCCTCGACATCGGAGGCGGCGCCTCGGCTGAGGTCATGGCCAACGGACTCGACGTCATCCTCGGCGATGATCAGGTGAAGTCCGTCTTCGTCAACGTCTTCGGCGGAATCACCGCCTGTGACGCTGTGGCCGACGGCATCGTCAAGGCCCTCGAGATTCTCGGCGACCAGGCCACCAAGCCGCTCGTCGTCCGCCTCGACGGCAACAACGTGGAAGAGGGACGCGCCATCCTGCAGAAGGCAGCGCACCCGCTCGTCACGCTCACTGACACGATGGACGGTGGAGCCGACAAGGCCGCCGAACTGGCTGCTGCCAAGTAA
- a CDS encoding MarR family transcriptional regulator — protein sequence MDEVDRIVAAWRRERPDLDVSPMEILSRVSRLARQLDLARKSSFSDYGIEGWAFDVLSALRRAGEPYQLSPSTLLQETLVTSGTMTNRIDRLVARGWVERRPDPGDRRGVLVHLTESGRATVDSALADLLVKEREILSGLTPAGSRKLAGLLRELSTGFDGSED from the coding sequence ATGGACGAAGTGGATCGAATAGTCGCAGCCTGGCGACGTGAGCGTCCGGATCTCGACGTCTCCCCGATGGAGATCCTCTCCCGCGTCTCGCGTCTGGCCAGACAGTTGGACCTGGCACGGAAGTCGAGCTTCTCCGACTACGGAATCGAGGGCTGGGCCTTCGACGTGCTCTCCGCCCTCCGTCGAGCCGGTGAGCCCTATCAGCTCTCCCCCTCGACTCTGTTGCAGGAGACACTCGTCACGAGCGGCACCATGACCAATCGCATCGACCGGCTCGTCGCCCGCGGTTGGGTCGAACGCCGCCCCGATCCCGGCGATCGGCGCGGAGTGCTCGTCCACCTCACCGAGAGCGGCCGTGCCACCGTCGATTCCGCCCTGGCCGATCTGCTGGTGAAGGAGCGAGAGATCCTCAGCGGACTCACCCCCGCCGGCAGCCGCAAACTCGCCGGACTTCTGCGCGAGCTGTCCACCGGATTCGACGGCAGCGAGGATTGA
- a CDS encoding GNAT family protein: MHDDLTNFPGAQPPRREPVHGRYVDLEPIDPTVHGDALFSAVSAPDGIEERFRYLPQTPQTERSDFDSWIDEAATSSDPLFFAVVDRSTGRAEGRQALMRIDAVNGVMEIGHILWGPGLARTRAATEALFLCADLAFASGYRRFEWKCDDANAPSKMAAERFGFTFEGVFRQHLVYKGRNRDTAWFSIIDSEWPALRSAYDKWLDEANFDAGGAQRQSLRELIAAARRG, translated from the coding sequence ATGCACGACGACCTCACGAATTTCCCGGGCGCACAGCCGCCTCGGCGAGAACCCGTCCACGGTCGATATGTCGACCTCGAGCCCATCGATCCGACCGTCCACGGCGATGCGCTCTTCTCTGCGGTCTCGGCACCCGACGGCATCGAGGAGCGATTCCGATACCTGCCGCAGACACCGCAGACCGAACGCAGCGATTTCGATTCCTGGATCGACGAGGCGGCCACCTCGTCCGATCCCCTCTTCTTCGCCGTTGTGGACCGATCCACCGGTCGGGCCGAGGGCCGGCAGGCGCTCATGCGCATCGACGCAGTCAACGGCGTCATGGAAATCGGGCACATCCTCTGGGGCCCGGGGCTGGCCCGGACGCGGGCGGCCACCGAGGCGCTCTTCCTCTGCGCCGATCTCGCCTTCGCCTCCGGCTACCGTCGATTCGAGTGGAAATGCGATGACGCGAACGCTCCGTCGAAGATGGCCGCCGAACGCTTCGGGTTCACCTTCGAAGGGGTGTTCCGGCAGCACCTCGTGTACAAGGGCCGCAACCGCGACACCGCATGGTTCTCGATCATCGACAGCGAGTGGCCGGCCCTGCGATCGGCATATGACAAGTGGCTCGACGAAGCGAACTTCGATGCCGGAGGTGCCCAGCGGCAGAGCCTGCGCGAACTCATCGCCGCAGCACGCCGCGGCTGA